From one Dermacentor variabilis isolate Ectoservices chromosome 3, ASM5094787v1, whole genome shotgun sequence genomic stretch:
- the Pat1 gene encoding protein interacting with APP tail-1: MASRLEWIPDSLYNSAVTTLVNNYPIFQKDLRYLPESIAFDILYQLYKQNKLCFLGFEFYDLDIFAKITKVKDKRHLLHHCFQAVMDHGTQTAHLLAESYHRRCASASPNASPHHYSFEYLISVGISIGNFLSDAGWFRESEKVLLSCLSLCRKIDDYKHWVSALECCLRLLHVQQSYCKFTEAMDTLEETKQYIVKLTNVGHSLNLAGLYSEFSSLYSSRSQYKEAYEWAMQALMHLNSNAHPKSIIDVLRQASKACVVKREFKQAELLIKQALHMAWEHFGREHPKTADTLLDYGFYLLNTDSVSQSVRVYRKVLDIRQSVHGGNNLHVALAHEDLAYSSYVLEYRSGRFQNARDHAEKAMQIMTRLLPEDHLLLASSKRVKALILEEIAIDNTDKEQEMRLLQEALDLHVSALRLSCQAFGEMNVQTAKHYGNLGRLYQSMRRFKEAEEMHLKAIDIKERLLGPEDYEVALSVGHLASLYNYDMKLYEQAEHLYLRSIAIGTKLFGEAYSGLEYDYRGLLRVSMEMNKTNQVLRYTRVLEEWRQLRQRSLREGHDASPFTFCVCKVPPEDIYTYVTSLR; this comes from the exons ATGGCTTCCCGCTTAGAGTGGATCCCAGATTCCCTGTACAACTCGGCTGTTACTACGCTGGTCAATAACTACCCGATCTTTCAGAAGGACTTGCGATATCTTCCGGAAAGCATCGCCTTCGACATATTATATCAG CTGTACAAGCAGAACAAACTATGTTTTCTTGGCTTCGAATTTTACGATTTGGATATCTTCGCAAAGATTACAAAAGTGAAAGACAAGAG GCACCTCCTGCACCACTGCTTCCAAGCAGTCATGGACCATGGCACCCAGACAGCACATTTGTTAGCCGAGTCTTATCACCGACGGTGTGCATCTGCATCACCGAATGCTTCGCCACACCACTACTCATTTGAGTACCTCATATCTGTAGGAATATCTATTG GAAATTTCCTCAGTGATGCTGGCTGGTTCCGTGAGAGTGAGAAGGTTCTGCTTAGCTGTCTTTCATTGTGTCGTAAGATAGATGACTACAAGCACTGGGTGTCTGCACTGGAATGTTGCCTAAG GCTACTGCACGTGCAGCAGTCATACTGCAAGTTCACAGAGGCCATGGATACCTTGGAGGAGACCAAGCAGTACATTGTCAAGCTCACCAACGTGGGCCACTCGCTCAACCTGGCGGGCCTCTACTCTGAGTTCTCATCACTCTACTCCAGCCGTAGCCAGTATAAAGAG GCATATGAATGGGCAATGCAGGCTCTAATGCACCTAAATTCCAATGCACACCCTAAG TCAATTATTGATGTCCTCCGGCAAGCTTCAAAA gcatGTGTTGTAAAAAGGGAATTCAAGCAGGCGGAGCTCCTGATTAAGCAGGCACTTCACATGGCCTG GGAGCATTTTGGTCGGGAACACCCAAAAACAGCAGACACCCTTCTTGACTATGGTTTCTACCTGCTGAACACAGACTCTGTGAGTCAATCTGTACGTGTCTATAGG AAAGTCTTGGACATACGGCAAAGTGTCCATGGTGGCAACAACCTCCATGTTGCCCTTGCACATGAAGACCTTGCTTACTCATCCTATGTTCTCGAATACCGATCTGGAAGGTTTCAGAATGCAAG AGACCATGCTGAAAAAGCCATGCAGATCATGACCCGTCTGCTTCCTGAAGACCACTTACTCCTGGCTTCTTCAAAAAGAGTGAAAG CGCTGATCCTGGAGGAGATAGCCATTGACAACACCGACAAGGAACAAGAGATGCGGCTGCTGCAGGAAGCGTTGGATCTACACGTGTCGGCACTGCGCCTCTCATGCCAGGCCTTTGGGGAGATGAATGTTCAGACAGCCAAGCACTATGGGAACCTTGGTCGTCTCTACCAGTCCATGCGACGCTTCAAG GAGGCGGAAGAAATGCATCTGAAGGCCATTGACATCAAGGAGAGACTACTTGGGCCTGAGGATTACGAGGTGGCCTTGTCAGTCGGTCACCTAGCTTCACTCTACAATTATGACATGAAGCTCTACGAGCAGGCTGAACACCTCTACCTCCGTTCTATTGCCATTG GAACAAAACTGTTCGGAGAGGCATACAGTGGTCTGGAGTATGACTACCGGGGCCTGCTGAGGGTTTCTATGGAGATGAACAAGACCAACCAAGTGCTGCGCTACACTCGGGTGCTAGAGGAGTGGCGGCAGCTGCGGCAACGCAGCCTGCGCGAAGGCCACGATGCTTCCCCATTCACCTTTTGCGTCTGCAAGGTGCCCCCCGAGGACATCTACACATATGTCACCAGCCTGCGGTAG